From the Treponema sp. J25 genome, one window contains:
- a CDS encoding cysteine desulfurase: MKQPFVAPKGTPLSSDFQGGPAPILSSPSIALPQKDGISFAASSVPQTENTIPSSVSPSPPSEDSSLTALSQEAHRLRQEFPLLRANPQLAYLDNAATTQKPQVVLEAETAFYSEACANVHRAIYSLGEAATEQYEAARRRVAAFIGVRPEEVIFTRGTTEGFNLLAHSLGELLAPGDEIILSEMEHHANIVPWQLLAQRRGVVLRFIPLTDEGLLDLAAYEKLLSPRTRLVSVTLVSNVLGTINPVSRIGELAHEAGALLAVDAAQAAPIMKLDVPTLGADFLAFSGHKMYGPFGIGVLYGRQELLEKLPPFLGGGDMIREVRLDGFTPAEPPYKFEAGTPPISQAVALATAIEWLDRHGPDRFGHYEALLGKRLYEGLRTIPGVRILGPDYSTLHRSSFKRAGIVSFTLEGIHAHDLSAYLDTKGFALRAGHHCAHPLARRFGVVSSLRASFGAYNTIEEVDALLEALEAAREEL, from the coding sequence ATGAAACAGCCCTTCGTTGCCCCTAAAGGAACGCCCCTATCTTCCGACTTCCAAGGGGGCCCCGCACCGATCCTCTCTTCTCCGTCGATAGCTCTTCCTCAAAAAGATGGTATTTCCTTTGCGGCATCATCCGTTCCCCAAACAGAAAATACAATTCCCTCCTCTGTGTCCCCTTCTCCCCCCTCAGAGGATAGTTCCCTCACCGCCCTATCTCAGGAAGCCCATCGGCTTCGGCAGGAGTTTCCCCTCTTACGGGCCAATCCTCAGTTAGCGTACCTGGATAATGCGGCCACCACCCAGAAACCTCAGGTTGTCCTGGAGGCGGAAACGGCCTTTTACTCCGAAGCCTGTGCGAATGTCCATCGGGCCATTTACAGCCTCGGAGAAGCCGCAACCGAGCAGTATGAGGCAGCCCGGCGTCGCGTGGCGGCTTTTATCGGTGTCCGACCGGAAGAAGTGATCTTTACCCGGGGCACCACCGAAGGGTTTAACCTCCTGGCCCACAGTCTTGGGGAACTCCTTGCCCCCGGCGATGAAATCATCCTCTCAGAAATGGAACATCACGCCAATATAGTGCCCTGGCAGCTTCTAGCTCAACGACGGGGAGTGGTGCTCCGTTTCATCCCCCTGACCGATGAGGGGCTCTTAGATCTTGCAGCCTACGAGAAGCTCCTTTCCCCCAGAACCCGCCTGGTATCGGTGACCCTGGTGTCCAACGTCCTTGGCACCATAAATCCGGTATCCCGCATAGGAGAATTGGCCCATGAGGCAGGGGCCCTCCTGGCGGTAGATGCAGCCCAGGCGGCGCCTATCATGAAACTGGATGTGCCAACCCTGGGGGCGGATTTTCTTGCCTTTTCGGGCCACAAAATGTACGGTCCCTTCGGCATCGGGGTCCTCTATGGGCGACAGGAACTTTTAGAGAAGCTCCCTCCCTTTTTAGGAGGCGGCGACATGATTCGGGAAGTCCGGCTCGATGGGTTCACACCCGCAGAGCCCCCGTACAAGTTTGAAGCGGGGACTCCCCCCATCAGTCAGGCCGTTGCCCTGGCGACAGCAATAGAGTGGCTTGACCGGCACGGCCCTGATCGGTTCGGCCATTACGAGGCCCTCCTCGGCAAACGGCTCTACGAAGGGTTACGAACTATTCCGGGGGTTCGCATCCTGGGCCCCGACTATTCTACCCTCCACCGGTCCTCCTTTAAACGGGCAGGAATTGTAAGCTTTACCCTGGAAGGCATCCACGCCCACGATCTTTCGGCCTATCTGGATACAAAGGGGTTTGCCCTGCGGGCGGGGCATCACTGCGCCCATCCCCTGGCCCGGCGGTTTGGGGTTGTCTCAAGCCTCCGGGCAAGTTTTGGAGCCTATAACACCATCGAAGAAGTAGATGCCCTTCTTGAAGCCCTCGAGGCAGCCCGGGAAGAATTGTAA
- the sufU gene encoding Fe-S cluster assembly sulfur transfer protein SufU has translation MNDPQLYETIIRSHYKHPTKRKPLEGVPYVENPSCGDKVRIALSVTPEGLIQEAFFDGTGCSISMSSADILAQLLEGKSLQEAHSLITTFLGVLRGEAPLESLEDMGDAVAFSGVARLPVRVKCAALAWRAALEQVEQLEKQ, from the coding sequence ATGAACGATCCTCAACTCTACGAAACTATAATCCGCAGCCATTACAAGCATCCCACAAAAAGAAAGCCCCTGGAAGGCGTGCCCTACGTGGAAAACCCTTCCTGTGGCGATAAGGTCCGCATTGCCCTTTCGGTAACTCCCGAAGGACTCATCCAGGAAGCCTTTTTTGATGGAACGGGCTGTTCCATTTCCATGAGTTCGGCGGATATCCTTGCCCAACTCCTGGAAGGGAAATCCCTTCAAGAGGCCCACTCCCTTATCACTACCTTTCTGGGAGTTCTCCGGGGAGAGGCGCCTCTTGAAAGCCTGGAAGACATGGGAGATGCGGTAGCCTTTTCCGGGGTGGCGCGATTACCCGTGCGAGTTAAATGTGCGGCCCTGGCCTGGCGGGCCGCTCTGGAACAGGTGGAACAGTTAGAAAAGCAATAG